The Pantoea cypripedii genomic sequence TGTTCCAGCAGTTCAACCTTTTCCCGCATCTGACCGTGCTGGACAACGTCTGTGAAGCATTAGTTTCGGTAAAAAAAATGCGCCGGGTGGAAGCCACAAAGATCGCCCAGCAGCAGCTGGAAAAGGTCGGCCTTAGTCATAAGCAGCAGGCCTGGCCTGGCAGTCTTTCTGGTGGTCAGCAGCAGCGCGTTGCCATCGCCAGAGCGTTAGCCATGAAACCGGAAATTATGCTGTTTGATGAACCCACCTCATCCCTCGATCCTGAACTGGTGGGTGAAGTGCTGCATACCATTCGTGAACTGGCTGATGAAGGCCGCACCCTGTTGCTGGTGACACATGAACTTGGCTTTGCCTGGCACTTTGCAGACCGGGTGATTTTTATTGAGAACGGCGTGATTCATGAAATGGGTACGCCGGATGAGGTTCTGAAACATCCACGTCAACCACGTACCCGTGAATTTCTCTCCCGCTTTACCGAACGGGCATTTTAAGCAAAAGGAAGCGATATGAACGCCAATAAAAGCAGCCAGGCATATTTGTATGATCCCCGGAACGATAATGTTCAGGTTTATGTAAATGGTGATTTTGTTCATCGGGACAATGCCACTGTATCTGTCTTTGATTCTGGATACGTTTGTGGCGATGGTATCTGGGAAGGTTTGCGTCTGGTAAACGGCAAACTGATTGCTCTCCAGCGTCATCTTGACCGCCTCTTTACCGGAGCCGCCGCCATTCAGCTAGACATCGGCCATACCCGTGAGGAAATCGCGGCGATCATGAACAAAACGCTGGAGGTTAATGATATGACAGACGGCGCGCATCTGCGTCTGATGATCACCCGAGGCAGAAAGCGAACTCCCAATCAGGATCCCCGTTTTATTATCGGTGGGTCCACCGTGGTTTGTGTGGCTGAATATAAAGTCGTGGATGATGATGCTAAAAGGCGTGGTCTGACGTTGTTCACTTCCAGCTATCGTACCAGCACACCCGATGTTTTTGACCTTCGACTGAATTCTCACAGCCGTCTGAACCTGATTCAGGCGTTACTCCAGGCACTTGACGCCGGTGCTGATGAAGCATTAATGCTTGACCCTCACGGCTTTGTCGCCAGTTGCAATTCCACCAATTTTTTTATTGTGCGTAACCGGGAGGTGTGGACGTCAAATGGCCTGTACTGCTTCAACGGCATTACCCGCCAGACGCTTCTTGAACTGGCCCGGCAAAACGGACTGGCTGTTTATGAAAAACCTTTCACGCTGGCAGAGGCGCTAACCGCAGATGAGGTATTTGTTACTGGCACACTGGCAGGAATCACTCCGGTAAGAAAACTTGATGGCCGGACGTTTGATATCAGCCTTAACCCGGTTACTACAAAGCTTGCGCAGTGGTATCAAAACTATCTCAACAGCATCTAATCAATTTATAGCAGCGTTCCTGCGTTATCTGGTTGGCAATCAGTGGATATACGCAGGGTTGCTGCCTTTTTACCAGTGATTGGTGGGGATTGACTGTCAAAAGATGGTGGCATCAATAGCGCATTCGTCGAATGCCTCGTATGAAGGGAAGGGAGGTTAACTGATGTGCAGGCTTTAAATGCTTCTAATCATGGAGGAGATGGAAGACTTTGGATAGCATTCTCTCAAATCACCCCGGGAATTTCATATTGAAATAATTTAAAAAAGTCGTTATTAAACAATGCATTGAACTATTTTTCTTGCCGGGTTTCATCGGTGGTTTTTGTGAAATCCCTTCCTCCATTTCATCATCCCGCGAATCCCATATCCGCCTCAACAATCAAGCTTAACTGAGTATGGGCATTTTTGTGCATTTATCCCTCAATTTCAGGCCGCTTGCTTATACACCTGCAAAAACCTGGCTCAGGCCCCTTCCTCATATGTAATTAAAATGAGAGAGGGTGAATCTGATTCGATACGTTGGCTAACTCGCGATTATGAATCGTGTCAAGGATACCAGTAAAAATAGCGTTTTTCGAAAATCCATCTCATGGACGTTTTTATCGTCAATTGGAGACTGGCTTTTCATTTAAACAGGTGATTTTCATTAGCAGCTGGGTTTATCAAATTTTCTGCGTAACTCAATGGTAATTTAATTTATACTATTCAATAAGTTACGTTAATTACCAGAAAATTGTAAATATGATGACGCTTCTACAGCAATTCTGGCGAATTAACAGGGGTAATCCTCGTTAATTTTCACGTAGCGACGGCTGAATTTCGGCTTGTTGTTACGCAGTTACTGAACCGTTGCCAGAAATATTCTCTACAGGTTACCTGTAAATCAAATCTGGCCATCTCTACAGATAGCAGACAGGATGTTTTGAGCATGGCTCTTTTTTATGAAATCTGAAAATTCCGGTCCAGTAATTATGAACTGGCTGTCAGATTAGATTATTACGATGATTGTAATTCAGGAGCTAAAGAAGGTGAAACGGGAGTGAAGTGCTCATATTGATCAGAGTTGAAACTTCTCCCCGGTTTTATGATGGGGTAGGGAGGTACTTAAATATTGATGGCATCAAAGTCTGTCAACATAACAGAATCATACGTAGAGCTTATCGTGAAATCATTTTCTAAAAAAATTCAGGTTTCGTGAAGCAATGGATTTTGAATTTATGGATATGTCTACTAAATCCCCGAATAGGGAGAAAATGTTCAATTATGATGGTGTTACGATTGAAAAATATACTTTTCGTTTGGGTATTTCAACCTGAAATATCTACAACAAATTAAATATAATCAATATGTTATAATGATTTTAAGGATGGGGAACTTTCTCTTTCCTGACATTCTAATCCCCGATATACCAAACCTTGAATTTGTGCACCTATATGAAAGGGATCATGGAGTGAAAGGATGGAGAGACCATTAGTATTCTTACTGATGTCTTGCCATTCCGTTTGGGCCTGAAAGCTTTCGACTCATTTTCACTGGAAGTGAAATCCTTAGCCAGGCAGAGTGGGTTGCTCAAAGAACCCTGCTACGACATTTTCACATGTGTGAATCCTCCCAATAGCCTGTATGCACTATGCAAGCACCCGCTTAGTTGCTTTATCCTGCTCAGGAACTTATCCACATTATTCACAGGCTGGATCCAATAAAGTGATCTTAATACGATCTTATATCGATCCTATAAAAGCCAAAACGATCCCGGATCGCTGCAGGCCTTGATATGACTGGCTCCAGGATAGTTTAAGGTTATCAGTTATATGCAAAAGGTTTCCAGTCAGATGCAGAAAGTTTCTGTTTATATGCAAAGGGTTATCTGTCGTGTGCTCTTTGATTTCCACTCATATGCTGGTAAGGTTATCGGTCATATGCGGCGGCAAATTTAACTGTTGATAAGCGGATCTTGTTTATGGCTAAGAAAGTCAATGACTTAGACAGTATGACCGACGAGGTGAATAAAAAAACGGGTGAAGTTGTCCACTTAAACCCCTCGTCAACAGCAACGGTGCAGCCTGTCGCACTGATGCGACTGGGACTGTTTGTACCCAATACCGATCATGCAAAAGCTAAAGGCTCCGTCAACACCGTTAAGTCTACTGTTGATGCGACGGAAGATCTTTACCATTTAGAAGTGGTGAAGAGGGAAGGGTACAAAGATATCTCCATCCGCTCAGAGCGACTCGATATGGCAACGGATTTCAGGGTCTGGCTGGGCATCATCCGTTCCATTTACGACAACGGCACGTTTGCAGGTAAGTTAAAGCTGCCATTCACTAAATTCCTGCAGAACTGTGGCTTTGACTCAAAGCGCTCAAACAAGGACATGAAGAAGCGCATTGATGATTCGCTGATGCGCCTGCGTGGTGTCACCATCCAGTTCCGTAATGATACCGGATCTCTCACCACCGGCCTTGTAAACAGCGCCCATTACAATATGGCGAAGAACGAAGTTGAGATCGAGGGTGATCATCGCCTGGCTGACCTCTATCAGATGGATTACAAAGTTTACCTGCGACTCAAAGCTATTGACCATTTGCCCCGTAAAGAGTCCGCACAGGCTCTCTACACGTTTATTGAAAGTCTTCCCAGAAATCCCGCCCCGGTCTCTATGAAACGTCTCAGAGAGCGACTGAGGCTCAAATCGCGTATCGCCTACCAGAACCACATCGTGCGTAAGGCGCTGGAAGAGCTGAAAGAAATTAACTACCTCGAATACACCGAAACCAAGCGAGGCAGGTCAGTTTATTTCAACATCACTAAGCGAAATCCAAACCTGATCCCGGATAAGTCATTGAAGCTCGAAAGATCGAGTAATGATGAGCCGCAGATTGTGGATGAAGCGATGATCTCAAAAATCAGCAAGTTAAAGGATTCCGGCTTCACCGAGGAAGAGATAGCGAAGATCCTCATCAGCCTCGATTCAAACTAATGAGTACTTCACACCACGGGTAATCTCACCTGCATACGACAGGAAACCTTTCTATATTTCCCTGCTCATTCAGTAAGTTATGAATGAGCAGTTTCCTGTTGAACATCCTCCGTTCCCTCTTATCAGGCACGCCAGTCTGGATTTACCGCTCACGGGCACGCATCTCAGCATACGACCGATAACCTTTTACCTTGTTGCACATCTGAAAGCATACGACTGATAACTTTTGAAGATTAATATAGTCTTCAACAGCATACCTGCATACGGCCGATAACCTTTGGTTTATGACGAACGACGGGCGACCGATTTTCTATACTAACTATATGATAAAGTTGTGTTTTTATGTCTATGGGACAACAAGCATAGTCATTCTCAGTCGTACCTCTTTCGGGGATATTGGGCATATGGCAGATAACCTTCATGCATACGACTGCAAACCTTTCCTGATCTTTATTCCTTAAAACAGCAGATTACCTCTCTCAGGGGATATCCGGTATTGAGCATACGACCGGAAACCATTGCATACGACCGATAACCTTTTCGCTTGAGTGAAAACCTTCTCTGCTCGCGGAGTGCTCATTCGTCTGACGATCAACGGATCCTGAGCATGTTCTGGCATATGACGGATAACCTTTTGCATACGACTGATAACCTAATCAGATCACAATTTGTTCGTTGTGTGAATTTCCAGCGCCCGTATTTACTGGCCATGTGGGCATACGACAGATAACTTTTGGCATATGACTGGAAACCTTAGAAGTTAGAAAATTATTACGCTATTGATAAATAACAGAAAGATAACCAGCATACGACCGATAACTTTTTTCGGAGGAGATGGCTTGCTGGCTGCCTGTCAGGCTTTTCGGGAGAGTGGGGGAGTTTGGCTTGCCATAAAAGTGTTCCGGGGTGAGGAGGCAGCATACGACGGCAAACCTTTTATCCATCTTCTTGTTTTGAAGAGCCAAAACAGTGGCAGGATCCTTAATGTGATCCTGTCACGTCACAATACAAGCATATGAGCGATAACTTTTTCAGGTTAACAATAATGTTTGTAAGTGCTCACATTTAATTTATGTATATGAATATTATGTAGTTATAAAGTGGAAAGAGAAAGAACAGTTGATGACCGCAACGTTTATTCTGAATAACGCTCGCATACGACAGGTAACCTTTGCAGCAAAAAACG encodes the following:
- a CDS encoding RepB family plasmid replication initiator protein, which produces MAKKVNDLDSMTDEVNKKTGEVVHLNPSSTATVQPVALMRLGLFVPNTDHAKAKGSVNTVKSTVDATEDLYHLEVVKREGYKDISIRSERLDMATDFRVWLGIIRSIYDNGTFAGKLKLPFTKFLQNCGFDSKRSNKDMKKRIDDSLMRLRGVTIQFRNDTGSLTTGLVNSAHYNMAKNEVEIEGDHRLADLYQMDYKVYLRLKAIDHLPRKESAQALYTFIESLPRNPAPVSMKRLRERLRLKSRIAYQNHIVRKALEELKEINYLEYTETKRGRSVYFNITKRNPNLIPDKSLKLERSSNDEPQIVDEAMISKISKLKDSGFTEEEIAKILISLDSN
- a CDS encoding aminotransferase class IV, yielding MNANKSSQAYLYDPRNDNVQVYVNGDFVHRDNATVSVFDSGYVCGDGIWEGLRLVNGKLIALQRHLDRLFTGAAAIQLDIGHTREEIAAIMNKTLEVNDMTDGAHLRLMITRGRKRTPNQDPRFIIGGSTVVCVAEYKVVDDDAKRRGLTLFTSSYRTSTPDVFDLRLNSHSRLNLIQALLQALDAGADEALMLDPHGFVASCNSTNFFIVRNREVWTSNGLYCFNGITRQTLLELARQNGLAVYEKPFTLAEALTADEVFVTGTLAGITPVRKLDGRTFDISLNPVTTKLAQWYQNYLNSI
- a CDS encoding amino acid ABC transporter ATP-binding protein produces the protein MSDKQPVMRIRGLKKQFGDQVVLKGIDLDIHPGEKIAIIGGSGSGKSTLLRCLNFMETPSAGTIELDGVVLGSTGKNNQRIYSEKQLCDVRERIGMVFQQFNLFPHLTVLDNVCEALVSVKKMRRVEATKIAQQQLEKVGLSHKQQAWPGSLSGGQQQRVAIARALAMKPEIMLFDEPTSSLDPELVGEVLHTIRELADEGRTLLLVTHELGFAWHFADRVIFIENGVIHEMGTPDEVLKHPRQPRTREFLSRFTERAF